One genomic region from Gemmobacter aquarius encodes:
- a CDS encoding universal stress protein, whose protein sequence is MAYKSLFTVVTHPAQAEAAIAGAAKIAATHDAHLDILALGVDRTQIGYSYVGSGAVVLQAAMDRAEQDARDVEAAVRKAVGEQLPTLRCSIEAAVTQLGALTDIVAQRARFADLVVLPKPYGNGQGTEAEAVVEAALFEGHAPVLVLPATGAGNAASPRRIVVAWNQSGEAMAAIRKALPTLKQADTVNIAVIDPPQHGPERSDPGGLLCQMLVRHGVRAEVSVLARSLPRISDLLARHVLDQGADMLVMGAYGHSRFREAILGGATRNMLEQAEVPVLMAH, encoded by the coding sequence ATGGCCTACAAATCGTTGTTCACAGTTGTGACCCATCCCGCGCAGGCCGAAGCGGCCATCGCGGGGGCTGCGAAGATTGCGGCGACGCATGACGCGCATCTCGATATTCTGGCGCTCGGCGTCGACCGGACCCAGATCGGCTATTCCTATGTCGGCTCGGGCGCGGTGGTGCTGCAAGCCGCGATGGACCGGGCCGAGCAGGACGCCCGCGATGTCGAAGCCGCCGTCAGAAAAGCGGTGGGCGAACAACTGCCCACGCTGCGCTGTTCAATCGAAGCAGCCGTGACGCAGCTGGGTGCGCTGACCGATATCGTCGCGCAGCGGGCAAGGTTCGCCGATCTCGTGGTGCTGCCCAAACCCTATGGCAACGGGCAAGGCACCGAGGCCGAAGCCGTGGTCGAAGCCGCCCTTTTCGAAGGCCACGCGCCGGTTCTGGTGCTGCCCGCCACGGGCGCGGGCAACGCCGCCAGCCCCCGCCGCATCGTGGTGGCTTGGAACCAGAGCGGCGAAGCGATGGCTGCGATCCGAAAGGCGCTGCCGACGCTGAAACAGGCCGATACCGTGAACATCGCGGTGATCGACCCACCGCAGCACGGCCCCGAACGGTCAGACCCCGGCGGTCTTTTGTGCCAGATGCTGGTGCGCCACGGCGTCCGCGCCGAAGTGTCGGTGCTAGCGCGGTCGCTTCCCCGCATCTCGGACCTTTTGGCCCGCCATGTGCTCGATCAAGGCGCCGACATGCTGGTGATGGGGGCCTACGGCCATTCGCGCTTTCGCGAGGCCATTCTGGGGGGCGCCACGCGCAACATGCTGGAACAGGCCGAGGTGCCGGTGCTGATGGCGCATTGA
- the fnrL gene encoding transcriptional regulator FnrL codes for MAHHDLSVVHQQCGDCPIRHRAVCARCESDELQHLEAIKFYRSYQAGQTVVWSGDRMDFVASVVTGIATLTQTMEDGRRQMVGLLLPSDFVGRPGRDKAAYDVTATTDLVMCCFRKKPFEEMMGTTPHIAQRLLEMTLDELDAAREWMLLLGRKTAREKIASLLAIIARRDASLKLKTPKGSLVFDLPLTREEMADYLGLTLETVSRQISALKRDGVIELQGKRHVIIPNLDRLMEEAGDDSDGGYLA; via the coding sequence GTGGCACATCATGATCTGAGCGTTGTTCATCAGCAGTGCGGTGATTGCCCGATCCGCCATCGTGCGGTTTGCGCGCGCTGCGAGTCGGATGAACTGCAACATCTGGAAGCGATCAAGTTTTACCGCAGCTATCAGGCTGGCCAGACGGTGGTCTGGTCGGGCGACCGGATGGATTTCGTAGCCTCGGTCGTGACCGGAATCGCCACCCTGACGCAGACGATGGAAGACGGTCGCCGGCAGATGGTCGGATTGCTGTTACCCTCTGATTTCGTTGGCAGACCGGGGCGCGACAAGGCCGCCTATGACGTGACCGCGACCACCGATCTTGTGATGTGCTGCTTTCGCAAGAAGCCCTTCGAAGAGATGATGGGAACCACCCCGCACATCGCGCAGCGCCTGCTGGAAATGACACTGGACGAACTGGATGCCGCGCGGGAATGGATGCTTTTGCTGGGTCGCAAGACCGCGCGGGAAAAGATCGCCTCGCTTCTGGCGATCATCGCGCGGCGCGATGCGAGCCTGAAGCTGAAGACCCCCAAAGGCTCGCTCGTGTTCGACCTGCCGCTGACGCGCGAAGAAATGGCCGATTATCTTGGCCTTACGCTGGAAACGGTCAGCCGTCAGATCAGCGCATTGAAGCGTGACGGGGTGATCGAATTGCAGGGCAAGCGCCACGTCATCATCCCCAACCTCGACCGTCTTATGGAAGAGGCCGGCGACGACAGCGACGGCGGCTATCTGGCCTGA
- the hemN gene encoding oxygen-independent coproporphyrinogen III oxidase, with protein sequence MTQESQLTRLGLFDARVPRYTSYPTAPHFAGGVTSATFSDWVEAIPAGSQISLYLHVPFCRRLCWFCACRTQGTTSDAPVIAYVATLKAELAILARHLPRNVSLARLHWGGGTPTLLSASQISDLAASVFNVLPMAANGEFSVEIDPNEVDEARLDALAAAGMNRASIGVQDFDPEIQKTIGREQPYDLTRRVAGMIRERGVKSLNADILYGLPHQTRPRIADSVQKLLTLSPDRVALYGYAHVPWMSRRQQMIPSDSMPTPEERLRLFETARELFVWDGYREIGIDHFARPEDSMAVAQHTGHLRRNFQGYTADTAPILIGLGASSISRFPQGYAQNVSGTSDYTKSVRAGHFATHRGHAFSAEDRLRARIIEALMCDFHVNRAELLRDFGASPDHIERLFTNAARAFDGMVKLDANGLTILPQGKPLTRMIARAFDAYDQTKAQHSAAI encoded by the coding sequence ATGACACAGGAATCGCAACTCACCCGTCTCGGGCTTTTCGACGCACGGGTTCCCCGCTATACGAGCTACCCGACTGCGCCGCATTTCGCGGGTGGGGTCACCTCTGCAACATTCTCGGATTGGGTGGAAGCGATTCCTGCGGGTTCGCAGATCTCGCTTTACCTCCACGTCCCGTTCTGCCGCCGGTTGTGCTGGTTTTGCGCCTGCCGGACGCAAGGCACCACGTCGGACGCGCCGGTCATCGCCTATGTCGCAACGCTGAAGGCCGAGCTTGCAATATTGGCCCGCCACCTGCCACGTAACGTCAGTCTTGCACGCCTGCATTGGGGTGGTGGCACGCCCACGCTGCTGTCTGCTTCCCAGATCAGCGATCTTGCCGCATCGGTGTTTAACGTTTTGCCCATGGCAGCGAACGGTGAGTTTTCGGTCGAGATCGACCCGAACGAAGTGGACGAGGCCCGCCTTGACGCCTTGGCGGCGGCGGGTATGAACCGCGCCTCGATCGGGGTGCAGGATTTTGATCCAGAGATTCAAAAGACCATCGGGCGCGAACAACCCTATGACCTGACGCGTCGCGTGGCCGGAATGATCCGAGAGCGCGGGGTGAAAAGCCTGAACGCCGATATTCTGTACGGCCTGCCGCACCAGACACGACCGCGCATCGCCGATTCGGTGCAGAAATTATTGACGCTGTCCCCCGACCGCGTGGCGCTTTACGGCTATGCCCATGTGCCGTGGATGAGCCGCCGCCAGCAGATGATCCCTTCGGATTCAATGCCCACACCTGAGGAACGTTTGCGTCTGTTCGAAACCGCGCGCGAACTGTTCGTATGGGATGGCTACCGTGAAATCGGGATCGACCATTTTGCGCGCCCCGAAGATAGCATGGCCGTGGCACAGCATACCGGACATTTGCGGCGCAATTTCCAAGGCTACACTGCCGATACCGCACCGATCCTGATCGGGCTTGGCGCATCGTCGATCTCGCGCTTTCCGCAGGGTTACGCGCAAAACGTGTCAGGCACGTCTGATTATACCAAATCCGTGCGGGCGGGCCACTTTGCAACGCATCGGGGTCATGCCTTCAGCGCAGAAGACCGGCTGCGCGCCCGCATCATCGAAGCGTTGATGTGCGATTTCCATGTCAACCGCGCCGAGCTGCTGCGCGATTTTGGCGCTTCGCCAGATCATATCGAACGTTTGTTCACAAATGCAGCCCGCGCCTTTGACGGCATGGTCAAGCTCGACGCAAACGGTCTGACGATCCTGCCGCAGGGCAAGCCGCTGACCCGCATGATCGCGCGGGCCTTCGATGCCTATGACCAGACCAAGGCGCAGCATTCCGCCGCGATCTAG
- a CDS encoding glycosyltransferase, producing MKILLVHQNYPAQFLHLAPELIRRGHDVTALTDLTNKRESATPTLRYKYEAQKVEPNACRLGRNYTQQSDRGVVVARACKRLRDEKGYIPDVIFGHSGWGETLFLKEVWPEAKLIVYAEYYYRGVGADTGFDPEFSTSSFDQVMIAQGRTAHLGQALLHADAGLSPTLWQASTYPPVLQGMIRVIFDGVNSAVMAPDPKAEVTLPNGRVLRAGDEVLTFVNRNLEPYRGYHTFMRALPDVLAARPQAQVIIVGGNEVSYGSPPADGTSWKERFLSEVKDRLDLNRVHFMGKVPYPTFVSIMQVSRVHAYLTYPFVLSWSMMESMAAEALVVGSDTAPVREVIAHDKNGLLVDFFDVAAWSRTLTDTLADPAKYAPLRKAARKTVLERYDLRSVCLPQMVDYVESFGPKA from the coding sequence ATGAAGATACTGCTGGTCCACCAGAATTACCCCGCCCAGTTCCTGCATCTCGCGCCCGAACTGATCCGGCGCGGGCATGACGTAACCGCGCTGACCGACCTGACGAACAAACGGGAATCGGCAACTCCGACGCTGCGCTACAAATACGAGGCGCAAAAGGTCGAGCCCAATGCCTGCCGCCTTGGCCGCAACTACACCCAGCAAAGCGACCGGGGCGTGGTGGTGGCGCGGGCCTGCAAGCGGCTGCGCGACGAAAAGGGCTATATCCCCGATGTCATCTTTGGTCATTCCGGTTGGGGCGAGACGCTGTTTCTGAAAGAGGTCTGGCCCGAGGCAAAGCTGATCGTCTATGCCGAATACTACTATCGCGGCGTCGGTGCGGACACCGGGTTTGACCCTGAATTCAGCACCAGCAGCTTCGATCAGGTGATGATCGCCCAAGGCCGCACCGCACATCTGGGCCAAGCCCTGCTGCACGCCGATGCCGGATTGTCCCCGACGCTCTGGCAGGCCTCGACCTATCCGCCCGTGCTGCAAGGCATGATCCGCGTGATCTTTGACGGGGTGAACAGTGCGGTGATGGCACCCGACCCCAAGGCCGAGGTCACCTTGCCCAATGGCCGTGTGCTGCGGGCGGGGGACGAGGTTTTGACCTTCGTCAACCGCAACCTCGAACCCTATCGCGGCTATCACACCTTCATGCGGGCCTTGCCCGATGTGCTGGCAGCGCGACCGCAGGCACAGGTGATCATCGTGGGCGGCAACGAGGTCAGCTACGGATCGCCGCCTGCCGATGGCACAAGCTGGAAGGAACGCTTCCTGTCCGAGGTGAAAGACAGGCTCGACCTGAACCGCGTGCATTTCATGGGCAAGGTGCCCTATCCGACCTTCGTTTCCATCATGCAGGTCAGCCGCGTGCACGCCTATCTGACCTATCCCTTTGTCCTGAGCTGGTCGATGATGGAAAGCATGGCCGCCGAGGCGCTGGTCGTTGGTTCAGATACCGCCCCCGTCCGCGAGGTGATCGCGCATGACAAGAACGGGCTTCTGGTCGATTTCTTCGATGTGGCCGCATGGTCGCGAACCCTGACCGACACCTTGGCCGATCCGGCGAAATATGCGCCCCTTCGCAAGGCGGCGCGCAAGACTGTGCTGGAACGCTATGACCTTCGCAGCGTCTGCCTGCCGCAGATGGTCGATTACGTCGAAAGTTTCGGACCCAAAGCCTAG
- a CDS encoding ABC transporter ATP-binding protein, producing MSAVLTVSNLTVRFRQDGRVVEAVKGVSFAVGKGETVALVGESGSGKSVTALSTVSLLPEGTDVQGSVRYLGTEMVGASEAALRKVRGNDISFIFQEPMTSLNPLHTIEKQLGESLALHQGLTGIAARARIIDLLQKVGIAEAESRLQAYPHQLSGGQRQRVMIAMALANGPELLVADEPTTALDVTIQAQILELLADLKRREGLSLLFITHDLGIVRRIADRVCVMQGGEIVEQGPAAEIFANPQHPYTQKLLAAEAKGLPGPVPEGAPEVIRTEHLRVWFPITAGLLRRTVGHVKAVNDATLSVRAGETLGIVGESGSGKTTLALAILRLTQSDGPVVFMGRDLRDAGRSAMRDVRRNMQVVFQDPFGSLSPRMTAGEIIAEGLGVHGVEPGRDRREMVAAIMAEVGLDPAWMARYPHEFSGGQRQRIAIARAMILRPKLVVLDEPTSALDMTVQVQIVDLLRDLQRKWGLAYIFISHDLRVVRALSHKVMVMKSGDVVESGTSEAVFSNPQSSYTRALMAAAFGDGNT from the coding sequence ATGAGCGCGGTGTTGACGGTGTCGAACCTGACCGTGCGTTTCCGGCAGGATGGCCGCGTGGTCGAAGCGGTCAAGGGCGTCAGCTTTGCGGTGGGCAAGGGCGAGACGGTCGCTCTGGTCGGCGAATCGGGCTCGGGCAAGTCGGTGACGGCGCTGTCGACCGTGTCGCTTTTGCCCGAGGGCACCGATGTGCAGGGATCGGTGCGCTATCTGGGGACCGAGATGGTTGGCGCGTCCGAAGCGGCTTTGCGCAAGGTGCGCGGCAATGACATCAGCTTCATCTTCCAAGAGCCGATGACCAGCCTGAACCCGCTGCACACCATCGAAAAGCAATTGGGCGAATCGCTCGCGCTGCATCAGGGGCTGACAGGCATCGCGGCGCGGGCGCGGATCATCGACTTGTTGCAAAAGGTCGGAATCGCCGAGGCCGAAAGCCGCCTGCAAGCCTATCCGCACCAATTGTCCGGCGGGCAAAGGCAGCGCGTGATGATCGCCATGGCGCTGGCGAACGGGCCGGAGCTTCTGGTGGCAGACGAACCGACGACCGCGCTTGATGTGACGATACAGGCGCAAATCCTCGAACTGCTGGCCGATCTGAAGCGGCGCGAGGGGCTTAGCCTGTTGTTCATCACGCATGATCTGGGGATCGTGCGGCGCATCGCAGACCGCGTCTGCGTGATGCAGGGCGGCGAGATCGTCGAACAGGGACCGGCGGCAGAGATTTTCGCCAACCCGCAACATCCCTATACGCAAAAATTGCTGGCGGCCGAGGCCAAGGGCCTACCCGGTCCGGTGCCCGAGGGCGCGCCAGAAGTCATCAGGACCGAACACCTGCGCGTCTGGTTCCCGATCACGGCAGGGCTGCTACGGCGCACGGTGGGCCATGTGAAAGCGGTGAATGACGCCACGCTGTCGGTGCGGGCGGGCGAGACGCTGGGTATCGTGGGCGAAAGCGGGTCGGGCAAGACGACGCTGGCCTTGGCGATCCTGCGGCTTACCCAGTCTGACGGACCCGTGGTCTTTATGGGTCGCGACCTGCGCGACGCAGGCCGCAGTGCCATGCGCGACGTGCGGCGCAATATGCAGGTGGTGTTTCAGGACCCCTTCGGCAGCCTTTCGCCACGCATGACGGCGGGCGAGATCATCGCCGAAGGCTTGGGCGTGCACGGGGTGGAACCGGGCCGCGACCGGCGCGAGATGGTGGCCGCGATCATGGCCGAGGTCGGGCTCGATCCGGCATGGATGGCGCGCTATCCGCACGAATTTTCCGGTGGCCAGCGCCAGCGCATCGCCATCGCCCGCGCGATGATCTTGCGTCCGAAGCTAGTGGTTCTGGATGAGCCGACAAGCGCGCTGGACATGACGGTGCAGGTGCAGATCGTCGATTTGCTGCGCGATTTGCAACGTAAATGGGGCTTGGCCTATATCTTCATCAGCCATGACTTGCGCGTGGTGCGTGCCTTGTCTCATAAGGTGATGGTGATGAAGTCAGGTGATGTGGTGGAATCCGGTACGAGTGAGGCGGTGTTTTCCAACCCGCAAAGCAGTTACACCCGTGCCCTGATGGCTGCCGCCTTCGGGGACGGAAACACATGA
- a CDS encoding ABC transporter permease: MALSPLNQRRWRNFCANRRAYWSLWLFLLLYGISLFAEVIANDRPLIVSYRGELHTPFLKFYPETKFGGDFKTEAKYSDVEVRCLIAAGGSEACWDDPEGILAEATEKGTALGEPIEKGWILWPLIPYKFNTINDLDGPAPSAPDRNHWLGTDDTARDVLARVIYGFRLSVSFALIVTLITSVVGIAAGAVQGYFGGLVDLVFQRIIELWGATPTLYVIIIVGAIFQMSFWLLIGLMVLFGWTSLVGVVRAEFLRARNFEYVRAARALGVPDRVIMLRHVLPNAMVATLTMLPFIITGTIGALATLDFLGFGLPQSAPSLGELTQQAKQNLQAPWLAFTAFFTFAIMLSLLVFVFEGVRDAFDPRKTFR; the protein is encoded by the coding sequence ATGGCATTGTCCCCACTTAACCAGCGGCGCTGGCGGAATTTCTGCGCCAACCGGCGGGCCTATTGGTCGCTGTGGCTGTTCCTGCTGCTTTACGGGATTTCGTTGTTTGCGGAAGTGATCGCCAACGACCGCCCGCTGATCGTCAGCTATCGCGGTGAATTGCACACGCCTTTCCTGAAGTTCTACCCTGAAACGAAATTCGGCGGCGATTTCAAGACGGAAGCCAAGTATTCCGACGTGGAAGTGCGCTGCCTTATCGCTGCGGGCGGATCGGAAGCCTGCTGGGACGACCCCGAAGGCATTTTGGCCGAGGCGACGGAAAAGGGCACGGCTCTGGGTGAACCTATCGAAAAGGGTTGGATCCTCTGGCCGCTGATCCCGTATAAATTCAACACGATCAACGATCTGGACGGGCCGGCCCCTTCGGCCCCTGACCGCAACCATTGGCTTGGCACCGACGACACCGCGCGCGACGTGCTCGCGCGGGTGATCTATGGCTTCCGCCTGTCGGTCAGCTTCGCCTTGATCGTGACGCTTATCACCAGCGTCGTGGGCATCGCGGCAGGGGCGGTGCAGGGCTATTTCGGCGGACTCGTCGATCTGGTTTTCCAGCGGATCATCGAGCTTTGGGGGGCGACGCCGACGCTTTACGTCATCATCATCGTCGGTGCGATTTTCCAGATGAGTTTCTGGCTGCTGATCGGGTTGATGGTGCTGTTCGGCTGGACTTCGCTTGTCGGCGTGGTCAGGGCCGAATTCCTGCGGGCGCGCAACTTTGAATACGTGCGTGCGGCGCGGGCCTTGGGTGTGCCCGACCGCGTGATCATGCTGCGCCACGTGCTGCCAAACGCGATGGTCGCCACGCTGACCATGCTGCCCTTCATCATCACCGGCACCATCGGGGCTTTGGCCACGCTCGATTTCCTCGGCTTCGGCTTGCCGCAATCGGCACCCAGCCTTGGCGAGTTGACCCAGCAGGCCAAGCAGAACCTGCAAGCGCCTTGGTTGGCGTTCACGGCGTTCTTCACCTTTGCCATCATGCTGTCGCTGCTCGTCTTTGTTTTCGAAGGCGTGCGCGATGCCTTTGACCCCAGAAAGACCTTTCGATGA
- a CDS encoding microcin C ABC transporter permease YejB, with protein MGAYILRRLLLIVPTLFGIMLINFALTQFVPGGPIEQVAARLEGGGDALEAVSGSGADAGIQAAEDEGYIGARGLPPEFLAQLEVQFGFARIVCDEGFTGKPSIKAPECRKEVIPPAERFFTMMGNYLRFDFGQSYFRSIDVMDLVLEKMPVSITLGLWSTLIAYLISIPMGIRKAVRDGSTFDTWTSGAIIVGYAIPGFLFAILLLVLFSGGSYFRLFPLRGLTSDNWEELSWWGKAVDYLWHITLPVVASTISSFATLTLLTKNSFLEEIKKQYVMTARAKGLTEGRVLYGHVFRNAMLIVIAGFPALFVSVFFGGSLIIETIFSLDGLGQLGFKAAVERDYPVIFGTLFFFGLIGLVMGIISDLMYVWVDPRIDFGKRG; from the coding sequence ATGGGTGCCTATATCCTGCGGCGGTTGTTGCTGATCGTCCCGACGCTGTTCGGGATCATGCTGATAAACTTTGCCCTGACGCAATTCGTCCCCGGTGGACCGATAGAACAGGTCGCCGCACGGCTGGAAGGCGGCGGCGACGCGCTTGAGGCTGTTTCCGGTTCGGGGGCAGATGCCGGAATACAGGCGGCAGAAGATGAGGGCTATATCGGCGCACGCGGCCTGCCGCCCGAATTTCTGGCGCAACTCGAGGTGCAGTTCGGTTTCGCTCGCATCGTCTGCGACGAGGGCTTCACCGGCAAGCCCAGCATCAAGGCGCCCGAATGCCGCAAAGAGGTTATCCCGCCCGCCGAGCGGTTCTTTACCATGATGGGCAATTACCTGCGCTTCGACTTCGGCCAAAGCTACTTCCGGTCGATCGACGTGATGGACCTCGTACTGGAAAAGATGCCCGTGTCGATCACGCTGGGGCTGTGGTCGACCCTGATCGCCTATCTCATCTCGATCCCGATGGGCATCCGCAAGGCGGTGCGCGACGGTTCGACCTTTGACACATGGACCAGCGGCGCGATCATCGTGGGCTACGCCATCCCCGGTTTCCTGTTTGCCATCCTGCTTCTGGTGCTGTTTTCAGGCGGCTCTTACTTCCGGCTGTTCCCGCTGCGCGGGCTGACCAGTGACAATTGGGAAGAATTGTCATGGTGGGGCAAGGCCGTCGATTACCTGTGGCACATCACCCTGCCGGTGGTGGCGAGCACGATTTCCAGCTTTGCCACGCTGACCCTGCTGACCAAGAACAGCTTTCTGGAAGAGATCAAGAAGCAATATGTGATGACCGCCCGCGCCAAGGGCCTGACCGAAGGCCGCGTGCTTTACGGCCATGTCTTCCGCAACGCCATGCTCATCGTCATCGCCGGGTTTCCGGCGCTCTTCGTCAGCGTTTTCTTCGGCGGCAGCCTGATTATCGAAACGATCTTTTCGCTCGACGGTCTGGGGCAGCTGGGCTTCAAGGCCGCGGTCGAGCGGGATTATCCGGTGATCTTCGGCACGCTGTTCTTCTTTGGCCTGATCGGTCTGGTGATGGGGATCATTTCCGACCTGATGTATGTCTGGGTCGATCCGCGCATCGATTTCGGGAAAAGGGGGTAA
- a CDS encoding extracellular solute-binding protein → MAAVGAKTGDGRAVRLVGAGFLVLALAGFAVAARAETVITSHAITTFGDPPKYVTDFTHLDYVNPDAPKGGEISIWTSGGFDSMNPYSVKGRSAALASAPYESILTGTSDEIGTSYCLLCTTMEYPEDRSWVIFNLRPEVKFADGTPMTADDVVFSFDVFLEKGLTDFRTIFGQQVEKAEALDPHRVKFTFKPGVPTRDLPSSVGGLPVLSKAQYEREALDLEESSMTPFLGTGPYMLDKLDMSKSIVWKLNPDYWGKDLPINKGRNNFDRIRVEYYGDYQAAFEGFKAGNYTFRNEASSITWATGYDFPAVASGQIIKTELPSGAKANGQAFLFNLRKDKFKDPRVREAIGMMFNFEWSNETLFYGLYARINSVWENSDLAATGTPSPQEVAILQPLVDDGTLPAAILTDDAVMAPTSGARQLDRKNLRAASDLLDQAGWTVGDDGMRRNDKGEVLKVEFLNASPSFDRVFTPYIENLKALGIDAYMTSIDDAQMESRTRPPSYDFDIITGNARSDYIPGSDLKQYYGSQTSDVSAFNLMGLKSPAVDRLIDVVMAADSNDKLKVATRALDRVLRAERFWVPQWFKAKHTVAYYDMYEHPEQLPPYASGELDFWWYNAEKGAALKAAGVLK, encoded by the coding sequence ATGGCGGCGGTTGGGGCTAAGACAGGCGACGGCAGGGCGGTGCGTCTGGTCGGGGCGGGGTTTCTCGTTCTGGCGCTGGCGGGGTTTGCCGTGGCGGCCCGGGCCGAAACGGTGATCACGTCGCATGCGATCACGACCTTTGGCGATCCGCCGAAATACGTCACAGATTTCACCCATCTGGATTACGTGAACCCCGACGCGCCAAAGGGCGGCGAGATTTCCATCTGGACCTCGGGCGGATTCGATTCGATGAACCCCTATTCGGTCAAGGGACGGTCGGCGGCGCTGGCCTCGGCGCCCTACGAATCGATCCTGACGGGAACCTCGGACGAGATCGGCACAAGCTATTGCCTGCTGTGCACCACTATGGAATATCCCGAAGACCGGTCTTGGGTGATCTTCAATCTTCGCCCCGAGGTGAAATTTGCCGATGGCACGCCGATGACGGCGGATGACGTGGTTTTTTCCTTCGATGTGTTCCTCGAAAAGGGTCTGACGGATTTCCGCACGATCTTTGGCCAGCAGGTCGAGAAAGCCGAGGCGCTCGATCCGCATCGTGTGAAGTTCACCTTCAAGCCCGGCGTGCCGACGCGCGATCTGCCCTCCAGCGTGGGCGGTCTGCCCGTGCTCTCCAAGGCGCAATACGAACGCGAAGCGCTCGACCTCGAAGAAAGCAGCATGACGCCGTTTTTGGGAACCGGCCCCTACATGCTCGACAAGCTGGATATGTCGAAGTCGATCGTATGGAAGTTGAACCCCGATTACTGGGGCAAGGACTTGCCGATCAACAAGGGTCGCAACAATTTCGACCGTATCCGCGTCGAATATTACGGCGATTATCAAGCGGCGTTCGAGGGGTTCAAGGCGGGAAACTACACCTTCCGCAACGAGGCGTCTTCGATCACTTGGGCGACGGGCTATGATTTCCCCGCCGTGGCAAGCGGCCAGATCATCAAGACCGAACTGCCATCGGGGGCCAAGGCGAACGGGCAGGCGTTCCTGTTCAACCTTCGCAAGGACAAGTTCAAGGATCCGCGCGTGCGCGAGGCTATCGGGATGATGTTCAATTTCGAATGGTCGAACGAGACGCTGTTCTACGGGCTTTACGCGCGGATCAATTCGGTCTGGGAGAACAGCGATCTCGCCGCGACGGGTACGCCCTCGCCCCAAGAAGTGGCGATTTTGCAGCCCCTGGTCGATGACGGCACCTTGCCTGCGGCTATTTTGACCGATGATGCAGTGATGGCGCCCACATCGGGCGCGCGGCAGCTGGACCGCAAGAACCTGCGCGCGGCATCCGACCTGCTGGATCAGGCGGGCTGGACCGTGGGCGATGACGGGATGCGCCGCAACGACAAGGGCGAGGTACTCAAGGTCGAATTCCTGAACGCCAGCCCGAGTTTCGACCGCGTGTTCACGCCCTATATCGAAAACCTCAAGGCACTGGGGATCGATGCCTATATGACCAGCATCGACGACGCGCAGATGGAATCGCGCACCCGGCCGCCGAGCTATGATTTCGACATCATCACCGGCAATGCGCGGTCAGATTACATTCCGGGGTCTGACCTGAAACAATACTACGGGTCGCAAACCAGCGACGTGTCGGCCTTCAACCTGATGGGGCTGAAATCGCCCGCCGTTGACCGTCTGATCGACGTGGTGATGGCCGCCGACAGCAACGACAAGCTCAAGGTCGCCACCCGCGCGCTTGACCGGGTGCTGCGGGCCGAACGCTTCTGGGTGCCGCAGTGGTTCAAGGCCAAGCACACGGTCGCCTATTACGACATGTACGAACATCCGGAGCAATTGCCGCCCTATGCGTCGGGCGAGCTTGATTTCTGGTGGTACAATGCCGAGAAGGGCGCAGCGTTGAAGGCGGCGGGCGTCCTCAAGTGA
- a CDS encoding c-type cytochrome yields the protein MFDTMTLTKVTGAVCGSLLVYMLGAWAAESLYHTGGEGHGEEVAQAYSIDTGVEEASADAPAEEGPDFATVYAAADPAAGEKVFAKCKACHKVDGGDATGPHLNGVVDRAKASVAGFSYSEVLLGMAGDTWTPENMSNFLHSPKDYAPGTKMSFAGLPKAEDRANVIAYLATLK from the coding sequence ATGTTCGACACGATGACTCTGACCAAAGTGACCGGCGCGGTTTGCGGCTCGCTGCTGGTTTACATGCTGGGCGCATGGGCGGCGGAATCGCTCTATCACACCGGTGGCGAAGGCCACGGCGAAGAAGTGGCGCAGGCCTACAGCATCGATACCGGTGTTGAAGAGGCCAGCGCCGATGCTCCGGCCGAAGAAGGCCCGGATTTCGCGACAGTCTATGCCGCTGCCGATCCGGCCGCCGGCGAGAAGGTTTTCGCCAAATGCAAGGCCTGCCACAAGGTCGATGGCGGCGATGCGACCGGCCCGCACCTGAACGGGGTCGTTGACCGCGCCAAGGCTTCGGTGGCGGGTTTCAGTTATTCCGAAGTCCTGCTCGGCATGGCAGGCGACACTTGGACGCCGGAAAACATGTCCAATTTCCTGCACAGCCCGAAAGATTATGCGCCCGGCACCAAAATGTCGTTCGCCGGTCTGCCGAAGGCTGAAGACCGTGCCAACGTCATCGCTTATCTGGCAACGCTGAAATAA